A stretch of DNA from Nitrospirota bacterium:
TATCAAGGACATCCTGAAAGAGCGGGGCTCGGCCATGGAGGACGTGGGCATAGACGAGGCCTTCCTGGACATCTCCGAAAACCCCGGCTCTGCGGAGGAGATAGCCCGTGAAATCAAAGACAGTATAAACCGGGCCACGGGCCTCACCTGCTCCATCGGCATCGCCCCGAACAAGCTCCTGGCCAAGCTTGCCTCCGACATGCGGAAGCCCGACGGCCTCACCGTCATCCGTCCCGGCGAGGTAGGCAGGGTCCTGGACCCGCTGCCGGTGCGGAAGCTCTGGGGCGTGGGTCCGAAGAGCGAAGGGCACCTCGGGAAGCTGGGCATCCGGACTGTGGGGGAGATCCGGGCGGCGCCCCTCGAGTTTCTCGTGGAGCATTTCGGGGAGTCCTACGGGCGCTATCTTCACCGGGCCTCCCGGGGCATCGACGAAAGCCCCCTGGTGACGGAGTGGAAGCGCAAATCCATGAGCAGGGAGGAGACCTTCGAGAGGGACATCCTCCAGTGGCAGGGCATTGCCCGGCACCTGGCGGCTCTCTGCCGCGAGGTGGCCGAGGACATGAGGGAGGAAGGCGTCAAAGGCTGCACGGTGACGGTCAAGGTGCGGTTTGGTAATTTCAAGACACAGACGCGGTCCCTTACCCTGCCGGAGCCCGTCCGGGGCGTGGAGGCCCTCAGGCGGGCGGCCTTTCAGTGCCTGGGGCGGTTCGACCTGGCCGGCCGTCCGGTCCGGCTGCTCGGGGTCCGGGTGAGCAGGCTCGAAGAGGCCTGAGACGGCGGCTTTCGGATGGCCCGGGGAGGTTGTTCCCGGCCCTTGCGAGCCCCGGAGGACAGGAAACCAAGTTCTGTTATAATACGGATACCGGGCGCTTGGCGACATGGCGAATGTCCTCGGCGATAAGCACACGACGGAACCTCAAGGGGCCTTCCCCCGCATGTCCCTTTCCTTCGGAGCGGGCGTCCCGGAGAGCGCTTGCGGCCCGGTGGGCTCCCGGAGAGCGTTCGCCCGATAAACCGTTGGGCCCAGAGGAGGGAGATGGTCCGGACCATATACTGGGAAGACGGCAAGGCGATGATCCTCGACCAGGTGAAGCTCCCCCATGAGGTCGCCTACCTGGCCTGCGACGATTACCGGAAGGTCTGCCGGAGCATCCGCGAGATGAACATCCGGGGCGCCCCGGCCATCGGCATTGCCGCGGCCATGGGCATAGCCCTCGGGGCACTGGAGATAGAGGCCTCCTCGCCCGAGGAATTCGCGAGGCAGCTGGAGGATGTCTTCGAGGAGCTTCTGGCCACCCGGCCCACCGCCGTCAATATCCGCTGGGCCGTGCAGAGGGCGCGGCGGCTCCTGGCCGCCCGCCGGGGCGAGCCCGTGGCCGCGCTGAAGGAGGCCCTCGTCGAAGAGGCCGAAAGGGTCCTTGAAGAGGACGTCGCGGTGAACCGGGCCATCGGCAGGTGGGGGGCGCGGTTCATTCCCGACGGCGCCCGGGTCCTCACGCACTGTAACGCAGGCTCCTTGGCCACCGGCGGGTACGGCACCGCCACGGCGCCCATGCTGGTGGCCGCCGAAGAGGGCAAGCGCATCTCCGTCTTCGCCGACGAGACGAGGCCACTTTTGCAGGGCGCCCGCCTGACGGCCTGGGAGCTCATGCAGGCGGGCATCCCCGTCACCCTCATCACGGACAACTCGGCCGGCGCCCTCATGAAGCGGGGCGAGATAGACCTGGTCATCGTGGGCACGGACCGCACCGCCCGAAACGGCGACGTCGCCAATAAGATAGGCACTTACTCCGTGGCCGTGCTGGCCAGGGAGCACGGCATCCCCTTTTATGTCGCGGCCCCCTTGAGCAGCATCGATTTCTCCATGGCCACGGGCGACGAGATTCCCATAGAGGAGCGCTCGGGGCGCGAGGTGACCCACGTCTGCGGGGAGTACTGCATCGCCCCGGAGGGCGTGCTCGTCAGGAACATGGCCTTTGACGTCACGCCCGCCCGGTACGTGACGGCCTTTTTCACCGAGAAGGGAGCGTTCAGGCCCCGGGACCTTGCCCTCCTGGCCGAGGAGCGGGCCGACCTGGAGAAAGTCAGGCTTTAGGCGCGAAAGGTGAAAGACCAGATACTGGACATGAAGAAAATCTTCGCCGCCAGCGCCCGTGACCTCGGGCGGGTCGAGGAGGCGCTGATGGGCCTTTTCCAGAGCCAGGTGCTCTTCATCCCGGCCATCGGGAAACACCTGGTGCAAAGCGGCGGAAAGAGGCTGCGCCCCCTGTTTCTCCTCTCCGGCGCGCGCCTGGCCGGCTACGGCGGGGACGAGCACATCACCCTGGCGGCCATCATCGAGGCGATTCATAC
This window harbors:
- the mtnA gene encoding S-methyl-5-thioribose-1-phosphate isomerase gives rise to the protein MVRTIYWEDGKAMILDQVKLPHEVAYLACDDYRKVCRSIREMNIRGAPAIGIAAAMGIALGALEIEASSPEEFARQLEDVFEELLATRPTAVNIRWAVQRARRLLAARRGEPVAALKEALVEEAERVLEEDVAVNRAIGRWGARFIPDGARVLTHCNAGSLATGGYGTATAPMLVAAEEGKRISVFADETRPLLQGARLTAWELMQAGIPVTLITDNSAGALMKRGEIDLVIVGTDRTARNGDVANKIGTYSVAVLAREHGIPFYVAAPLSSIDFSMATGDEIPIEERSGREVTHVCGEYCIAPEGVLVRNMAFDVTPARYVTAFFTEKGAFRPRDLALLAEERADLEKVRL
- a CDS encoding DNA polymerase IV, translated to IKDILKERGSAMEDVGIDEAFLDISENPGSAEEIAREIKDSINRATGLTCSIGIAPNKLLAKLASDMRKPDGLTVIRPGEVGRVLDPLPVRKLWGVGPKSEGHLGKLGIRTVGEIRAAPLEFLVEHFGESYGRYLHRASRGIDESPLVTEWKRKSMSREETFERDILQWQGIARHLAALCREVAEDMREEGVKGCTVTVKVRFGNFKTQTRSLTLPEPVRGVEALRRAAFQCLGRFDLAGRPVRLLGVRVSRLEEA